A segment of the Aromatoleum aromaticum EbN1 genome:
GGGTTGATATGCGACTCAATACGATAAAGCCCGGCGCCGGCTCGAAATCGGCGGCAAAACGCGTGGGCCGCGGCATTGGCAGCGGTCTGGGCAAGACCTGCGGGCGCGGCCACAAGGGCCAGAAGTCTCGTGCCGGTGGTTTCCACAAAGTCGGTTTCGAAGGCGGCCAGATGCCGCTGCAGCGCCGGCTTCCGAAGCGCGGCTTCGTGTCGCTGACGGCTGCGCGCAAAGTCGAGGTGCGCCTGTCGGAACTCGACAAGCTGCCCGTCGACGACATCGATCTGCTGGTGTTGATGCAGGCGGGCGTCGTTCCGGCCGATGCGCTGTCGGCGAAAGTCGTGCTGTCCGGGACGATCGGACGCAAGATCACGCTGCGCGGCATCGGTGCGACCAAAGGCGCGCTGGCGGCGATCGAAGCTGCCGGCGGCTCGGTAGCGACCGCGTAACCAAGGGAAAGCGAAGTGGCCAATCCTGCTGCGACGCTGGGGGCGTCCGGGCGTTTCGGGGATCTGAAACGCCGCGTCCTGTTCCTGCTCGGTGCACTCCTCGTGTACCGGATCGGCGGGCACATTCCTGTTCCCGGCATCGATCCGGCGCGACTGTCCGAGCTTTTCCAGTCGCAGGCGGGCGGCATCCTCGGCGTATTCAACCTGTTTTCCGGCGGTGCGCTGTCACGGTTCACGATTTTCGCGCTCGGCATCATGCCGTATATCTCGGCGTCGATCATCATGCAGCTGATGACGGTCGCAGTGCCGCAGTTGGAAGCGCTGAAGAAAGAGGGTGAGGCGGGGCGGCGCAAGATTACGCAATACACGCGCTACGGGACGGTCGCGCTGTCCCTCGCGCAGTCGCTCGGCATTGCGATCGCGCTCGAGAGCCAGCCCGGGCTCGTGCTCGATCCGGGGCTCATGTTCCGTTTCGTGACCGTCGCGACGCTGGTCACGGGCACGATGTTCCTGATGTGGCTGGGCGAGCAGATCACCGAGCGCGGCATTGGCAACGGCATTTCGCTGATCATTTTCGCCGGTATCGCCGCAGGTTTGCCGAGCGCCATCGGCGGGCTGTTCGAGCTGGTGCGCACCGGAGCGATGCATCCTTTCACGGCATTGCTGATCTGTGTGCTCGTGGTACTGGTGACTGGCTTCGTCGTGTTCGTCGAACGGGGTCAGCGCAAGATCCTGGTGAATTACGCAAAGCGCCAGGTCGGGAACAAGATCTACGGCGGGCAGAGTTCGCATTTGCCGTTGAAGCTCAACATGGCAGGGGTCATACCGCCGATTTTTGCTTCGAGCATCATCCTGTTTCCGGCGACGCTGGGGCAATGGTTCGGCGCCAGCGAAGGCATGACCTGGCTTCGCGATATCTCCTCGACCCTGGCACCAGGACAGCCGATCTACGTGATGCTTTATGCTGCGGCGATCATGTTTTTCTGTTTCTTCTATACGGCGCTGGTGTTCAACGCCAGGGAGACGGCGGACAACCTGAAGAAGAGCGGTGCTTTCGTTCCGGGAATTCGACCCGGCGACCAGACCTCGCGCTATATCGACAAGATCCTTACGCGGCTGACTCTCGTGGGAGCGGTGTACATCACTCTGGTGTGCCTGCTGCCCGAGTTCCTGATCCTTCGCTGGAACGTTCCGTTCTACTTCGGCGGGACATCGCTGCTGATCATCGTCGTCGTGACGATGGATTTCATGACACAGGTGCAGGCTTACGTGATGTCCCATCAATATGAGAGTTTGCTGAAGAAGGCCAACTTCAAGGGCGCGGGCCTTCCCACCAGGTAACTCATGGCGAGAGGGATGTAATCGGCGAGATGCAGGGCGAGATGACCGAGAACCTGCCCGACGCAATGTTCCGCATCCGGCTCGAGAACTGACAGGTGGTTCTCGGATACACCTCGGGAAGAATGCGGATGCACTGCCTCCACGTTCTTCCCGGCGACAAGGTCACTGTGCAACTGACGCCCTACGACCTGACAAAGGCCCGGATCGTTTTCCGGACCAGGTAATCAAGAAACTGGAGTAACAAAATGAGAGTTCAGGCTTCGGTAAAGCGGCTTTGCCGCAACTGCAAAATCGTGCGTCGTAAAGGCGTGGTTCGCGTGATCTGCATCGACCCGCGTCACAAGCAGCGCCAGGGTTGATTCGCTGGCGTTCACGTATTATTATTTAATGTTTCGCTTTTTGGGGTAATCGAATGGCCCGTATTGCTGGGGTAAACATTCCCAACCACAAGCATGCCGAGATCGCGCTGACCGCCATCTATGGAATTGGCCGTTCGCGTGCTCAGAAGATTTGCGATGCTGCCAACGTCGTGCGTTCCGTCAAGATGAAGGATCTCACCGAGTCCGACATGGAACGGTTGCGTGATGAAGTGGCGAAATTCATTGTCGAAGGTGATCTTCGTCGCGAGACGACGATGAACATCAAGCGACTGATGGATCTTGGTTGCTATCGTGGGGTTCGTCATCGTCGCGGCCTGCCGCTTCGTGGCCAGCGCACCCGCACCAATGCGCGTACCCGGAAAGGGCCGCGCAAGGCAATCGCCGGCAAGAAGTGATAGGAATAGATAATGGCTAAAACTGCTGCGAAAGTTCGCAAGAAGGTCAAGAAGAACGTCGCCGAGGGCATCGCCCACGTGCACGCGAGCTTCAACAACACGATCATCACTATCACCGACCGCCAGGGCAATGCGTTGTCCTGGGCGACCTCTGGTGGTGCCGGCTTCAAGGGCTCACGGAAAAGTACCCCGTTTGCCGCCCAGGTCGCGGCCGAAGCTGCCGGCAAAGCTGCACAGGAATGTGGCGTCAAGAACCTGGAGGTCCGCATCAAGGGCCCGGGGCCCGGGCGCGAATCCGCTGTCCGTGCACTCAATGCGCTGGGCATGAAGATCTCCAGCATTACCGACATCACGCCGATCCCGCATAACGGCTGCCGCCCGCCGAAAAAGCGCCGCATCTGACAAGGAGTTTAACGTGGCTCGTAATCTGGATCCCAAGTGCCGTCAGTGCCGTCGCGAGGGCGAAAAGCTGTTTCTGAAGGCCGAGAAGTGCTTCACCGATAAATGTGCAATCGAGCGCCGGGCGTACGCGCCCGGCCAGCACGGTCAGCGTTCCGGTCAACGGATGTCCGGCTATGGCGTGCAGTTGCGCGAAAAGCAGAAGATCCGTCGCCTGTATGGCGTGCTCGAAGCGCAGTTCCGCAAAGTCTATGCCGAGGCCGAGCGCCGTCGTGGCCAGACCGGTGAGAACCTGCTGCAACTGCTCGAAGGGCGCCTGGATTCGGTCGTCTATCGTATGGGCTTTGGCGGTTCGCGTGCCGAATCGCGCCAGCTCGTGCGGCACAACGGCATCCTCGTGAACGGCAAGCGGGTGAACATCCCGTCGTATGTCGTTCGGCCGGGTGACGTCGTCGAACTCACCGAAGGGTCGCGCGGCCAGCTGCGCGTCAAGGCTGCGCTCGAAGCAGCTGCTTCCCGTGGTTTCCCGGAATGGCTGGATGTCGATGCAAAGGCCGGCAAGGGCACCTTCAAGGCATATCCGCAGCGCGCTGAACTGCCGCCGACGATCAATGAAGGCCTGGTCGTCGAACTGTATTCCCGCTAACGGGTTTGCCTGAAGAATCAAAGATCCGAGGAACTGCTGATGCAAAGCAATTCGCTGCTGAAACCCCGCATCATCGACGTCCAGAGTGTGTCGCCGGTCCAGGCCCGCGTCACGATGGAGCCGTTCGAACGCGGTTTCGGCCATACCCTGGGGAATGCGCTGCGGCGCATTCTCCTGTCCTCGTTGCCGGGCTATGCGCCGACCGAAGTGTCCATCGAAGGCGTGCTGCATGAGTATTCCACTCTTGACGGCGTGCGCGAGGACATCGTCGATCTGCTGTTGAACCTCAAGGGCGTGGTGCTCAAGCTCCATAGCCGCAGCGAGGCGACGCTGCGCCTGGCGAAGTCTGGCGATGGTGTGGTCACCGCGCGCGACATCGAGGTTGGGCACGACGTGGAAATTATCAACCCGGATCATGTGATTGCGCACCTCGCGCCGGGCGGAAAGCTCGACATGCAGATCAAGGTCGAGGAAGGCCGCGGTTACGTGCCGGGCAACGTTCGTCCGGCTGCCGGCGACACCAAGACCATCGGCCGCGTCGTGCTCGATGCATCCTTCAGCCCGGTGCGGCGCGTGAGTTACCTGGTCGAGAGCGCCCGGGTGGAACAGCGGACCGATCTCGACCGGCTGGTGATCGACATCGAAACGAACGGCGCAGTGGATCCCGAGGAGGCCATCCGCTATGCGGCGCGCGTCCTGATGGATCAGCTGTCGGTGTTCGCCGATCTCGAAGGCACTGCACCGGTCGTCGAACAGTCCGCGGCGCAGACGATCGACCCGGTGCTGCTGCGCCCGGTGGATGATCTGGAGCTGACGGTTCGCTCGGCCAACTGCCTGAAGGCCGAAAACATCTACTACATCGGTGACCTGATCCAGCGCACGGAGACCGAGCTGCTGAAGACGCCGAACCTCGGCCGCAAGTCGCTGAACGAGATCAAGGAAGTGTTGGCCTCCCGCGGGCTGACGCTCGGAATGAAACTGGAAAACTGGCCGCCGGCCGGGCTCGAGAAGCTCGGTTGAGGCAGCCGGTGAGTGAGGAATAAAAATGCGTCACCGCAGCGGTCTTCGCAAACTTAACCGTACCAGCAGCCACCGCCAGGCGATGTTCCGCAACATGGCCAACTCGCTGCTGCGTCACGAAGTCATCAAGACGACTCTGCCCAAGGCCAAGGAATTGCGCCGTGTGGTCGAGCCGCTGATCACCCTCGGCAAGAAGCCGAGCCTGTCGAATCGGCGTCTGGCGTTCAACCGGATGCGCGACCGCGAAATGGTGGTCAAGCTGTTCGACGTGCTGGGTCCGCGTTTTGCCGAGCGTAATGGCGGCTATCTACGCATCCTGAAGTTCGGTTTCCGCGACGGCGACAATGCGCCGCTGGCGTTGATCGAACTGCTCGACCGGCCGGATGAAGGCGAGGAAGGGGCGAACGTGAGCGAGGCGGCTGCGGCCTGAGTCGGGTCGCCGTAACGTTTCGCAGATGAATGGGCCGGGAAACCGGCCCATTTTTTCGTCTCGATCCCGTTCCTGGGCACTGCGGCGGCAACGCCGTTCGGATCCCGGTTGGCCGGGGTGGGAAGGTGTCGCGATCGAGCCGAGTCGGTCGGGAGACGCTCGGCAACGCTCGTTCCGGGGCTGCGGAAGACAAGACAGGAGAAGGCGATGGGCGTGGTGCTGGTGACCGGCGGGGCTGGATATATCGGCTCCCATACTTGCGTGGAACTGCTGCAGAGCGGCCATGACGTCGTGGTCGTCGACAACCTGTGCAACAGCAAGTCCGAGGCGCTCGCCAGGGTCGAGCAGATCGCCGGGCGCAGGCTCGCGGGGTTCCACGAGATCGATGTCCGAGAATCCGACGGCCTGAAAGCCGTTTTCGGCGCTTACCGGGTCGATGCGGTGATCCATTTCGCCGCCCTGAAAGCGGTCGGGGAGTCGGTGCGCGAGCCGCTCGAGTACTACGACAACAACATCGGCGGGACGATCGCGCTGACGCGGGC
Coding sequences within it:
- a CDS encoding DNA-directed RNA polymerase subunit alpha — translated: MQSNSLLKPRIIDVQSVSPVQARVTMEPFERGFGHTLGNALRRILLSSLPGYAPTEVSIEGVLHEYSTLDGVREDIVDLLLNLKGVVLKLHSRSEATLRLAKSGDGVVTARDIEVGHDVEIINPDHVIAHLAPGGKLDMQIKVEEGRGYVPGNVRPAAGDTKTIGRVVLDASFSPVRRVSYLVESARVEQRTDLDRLVIDIETNGAVDPEEAIRYAARVLMDQLSVFADLEGTAPVVEQSAAQTIDPVLLRPVDDLELTVRSANCLKAENIYYIGDLIQRTETELLKTPNLGRKSLNEIKEVLASRGLTLGMKLENWPPAGLEKLG
- the secY gene encoding preprotein translocase subunit SecY, which gives rise to MANPAATLGASGRFGDLKRRVLFLLGALLVYRIGGHIPVPGIDPARLSELFQSQAGGILGVFNLFSGGALSRFTIFALGIMPYISASIIMQLMTVAVPQLEALKKEGEAGRRKITQYTRYGTVALSLAQSLGIAIALESQPGLVLDPGLMFRFVTVATLVTGTMFLMWLGEQITERGIGNGISLIIFAGIAAGLPSAIGGLFELVRTGAMHPFTALLICVLVVLVTGFVVFVERGQRKILVNYAKRQVGNKIYGGQSSHLPLKLNMAGVIPPIFASSIILFPATLGQWFGASEGMTWLRDISSTLAPGQPIYVMLYAAAIMFFCFFYTALVFNARETADNLKKSGAFVPGIRPGDQTSRYIDKILTRLTLVGAVYITLVCLLPEFLILRWNVPFYFGGTSLLIIVVVTMDFMTQVQAYVMSHQYESLLKKANFKGAGLPTR
- the rpsK gene encoding 30S ribosomal protein S11, which translates into the protein MAKTAAKVRKKVKKNVAEGIAHVHASFNNTIITITDRQGNALSWATSGGAGFKGSRKSTPFAAQVAAEAAGKAAQECGVKNLEVRIKGPGPGRESAVRALNALGMKISSITDITPIPHNGCRPPKKRRI
- the rpsM gene encoding 30S ribosomal protein S13 — encoded protein: MARIAGVNIPNHKHAEIALTAIYGIGRSRAQKICDAANVVRSVKMKDLTESDMERLRDEVAKFIVEGDLRRETTMNIKRLMDLGCYRGVRHRRGLPLRGQRTRTNARTRKGPRKAIAGKK
- the rpsD gene encoding 30S ribosomal protein S4, whose product is MARNLDPKCRQCRREGEKLFLKAEKCFTDKCAIERRAYAPGQHGQRSGQRMSGYGVQLREKQKIRRLYGVLEAQFRKVYAEAERRRGQTGENLLQLLEGRLDSVVYRMGFGGSRAESRQLVRHNGILVNGKRVNIPSYVVRPGDVVELTEGSRGQLRVKAALEAAASRGFPEWLDVDAKAGKGTFKAYPQRAELPPTINEGLVVELYSR
- the rplQ gene encoding 50S ribosomal protein L17, producing MRHRSGLRKLNRTSSHRQAMFRNMANSLLRHEVIKTTLPKAKELRRVVEPLITLGKKPSLSNRRLAFNRMRDREMVVKLFDVLGPRFAERNGGYLRILKFGFRDGDNAPLALIELLDRPDEGEEGANVSEAAAA
- the rplO gene encoding 50S ribosomal protein L15; amino-acid sequence: MRLNTIKPGAGSKSAAKRVGRGIGSGLGKTCGRGHKGQKSRAGGFHKVGFEGGQMPLQRRLPKRGFVSLTAARKVEVRLSELDKLPVDDIDLLVLMQAGVVPADALSAKVVLSGTIGRKITLRGIGATKGALAAIEAAGGSVATA
- the rpmJ gene encoding 50S ribosomal protein L36 translates to MRVQASVKRLCRNCKIVRRKGVVRVICIDPRHKQRQG